catggtttcctagactttgtatgaaaaatgcgtttggccgcaatttaactctCACTGTGAACATTGTCTATCATTTATTACATaccactaatgaataacagatgatggtatatatttctaatgccggatcttagactaatataaaattttccaaGAGAAGTGGCGTGCATCCCGCGTAGCTTGACTGACCTGGTTGTCTAGTGTATGTGAGTACTGGTGCTTGGAGTCCATTGGATTCACCTACACACGAAgtaaactataagaaattgtaattgtgttatcagttgtaaaaaaaaagcatcTGTTGAGTTAGGAGATCTTTTTTtagcttaatataaaaaagaaaataactaaatataaactagcgttatataaaaaagaaaataacttaaaatatataataaagcaTCTGTTGAGATTCGAGATCTTTTTTTAGCGTAAACTTAtatcaaaaagaaaataacaaaaactatataataactGATCTGATACGAGTTTTCCTaagaaaatgtaacaaaatattcttAACAACATAAATTTCATTACTATACTTACTATTataatactgattttttttaacgttaacCTTTGTGATTGATTTGTTTTCGACAAAAAAAGCTTATAATctacttttgatttttttaacagtAACATTACAAGTGTAGAAGTCGGATATAGTATGAAGAAGGCCTATCATTCCTCGAGCAGGTGACACGTGTTGCATACTCCCAATGCAAAGCAAGTTTCCTGAAACAAAATGATATTGCTGTTAGATCAGACAGTTAgctctacttttttttttattttattctttacaagtaagccttTGACTATAActtcatctgatggtaagtgatgacgcaatctaagatggaagccggctaacttgttaggaggaggatgaaaatccacaaccctttcggtttctacacggcatcgtaccggaacgctgaatcgcttggcggtacgtctttttcggtagggtggtatctagtcacgaccaaagcctctcaccagccactTACTTGAGGAGTAAGATGATAACGTTGTTACGAAAAAACGTGTAATAGAGCAGGAATTTCAAGATGTGTGCTGCCATttacaggcatagtgaaacaagtgtttattactttaaaaatccAGTAGATGGCTTAATTAGATTTTAGATAAGatagattagattagattaaattagattagattttcttaatcggtccaggtctggctggtgggaggcttcggccgtggctagttaccaccctaccggcaaaggcgtaccgccaagcgatttagcattccggtacaatgccgtgtagaaaccgaaaggagtgtggattttcatcctcctcctaacaagttagcccgcttccatcttagactgcatcatcacttaccatcaggtgagattgtagtcaagggttaacttgtaaagaataaaaaagatggCGATCTTAAAGAACTTTGAAAAAACCCCTGTCATGgacttcttataataaaaggacgcacaatcatgtagaaaactTCACTTTAAAACCAATTTTGccttgacagttttagaattattgataaagaaaattatatctaaaggcctttaaatatagttcaataaaatcccaaattgagagcaaattcaaccttaaggattaagtttaaggttgaatttgcaaatgcgactacttgaattgagtgccaagaatttgtatggcactcattgagtggggacgttttttggtcgctgattgtgtatccactttttaataggagttCCGATGCTCTTTGAAACACTATTAGAaactgttgcgatgcagttatccCTGAGGTtcatagatggcgttttgtTTTAAAGTTTTACTCCATTTGTGGGATCTAATGTACACTCGGTTTTGGGTGTCCACACGCGCACTCACCCGAGGACTCGGTGCCGGGTTAGAGCAGGAGCCTGGCCTGCAGGATCTCGAGCGCGGCCTTGCGGCGCAGGTAAGGCATCTGCGCCTGCGTGAAACTGTACTCGGCGCCGCGTGCGCTGAACTCGGCGAACGTGCACGCGAAGATGCCGCAGTCGCTGCCGTTCAATTGCTGCGGTATGTCCttcaaaatacaataaaaattatattgtaacctttttttataaaacactagctatagccgcgcggtttcacccgcgtttgtaggaatacagggataatatatagcctatagccttcctcgacaaatgggctatctaacactgaaagaatttttcaaatcggaccagtagttccagagattagcgcgttcaatcaaacaaacaaacgaacaaacgaacaaacagacaaacaaactcttcagctttataatattagtatagatttgctcATAAAGTATCTGTTATTCCAACAatatcaatattgtaatgtatctcattacatTTAAAgcttagcaaaaagtttttatgtacgAAAAGTGCTCAActttttatgaatgaaattaattttgtgagataaaatataataaataaacatttaattctttcattttaataattttgacaataaatgataaCCATTTATCTGCAACGGAAacgcaaaaatattaattttctttattagttataatatagttatagaaacaaaaactactcgacggattttaacgaaacttggtacaattgttcttcatactcctaggcaggttatagtatactttttatcacgctacgatcaataggagcagtgcagtgaaaggaaatgttgggaaaacggaagaagttactccattttttaagcttccgtcgcgtgtgcagctttaatgggtaggggtagggtaggagtggggtagggataggataggagtagggtagggatagggtggatagggtaggggtaggggtagggtaggggtaaggtagggttagGCTAGAGGTAGTGTagaggtagggtatggtaggggtagttgaaagtttacatcgactttcacgcggacgaagtcgcggtcgtccactagtacataataaccctgctgatcaGATCActgtcaagggctatcttgtcgTTGAATAAATATATGGTATATGTACCTGactgagaaaaatattatgaaactgaAAACATGCCAAAATAATCTAGAAAGAAGCAtgcttcatataaaaaaacaagacaaaGTCAGACTCTCTACTATCCGAAGCAAGACCAAGGTCAGAGATGTGGCAGTAACAATTAAGAAGCTTAAGTGGAAGTGGACAGGACACTTCATGCGGGATAAAAGGGATAAGTGGACCAGGGATGTGACAGAGTCGTATCCTAggataggaaaaaggaaaagaggtcgcccctgccaaagatgggaggatgacctcagacagacagcaggagacacatggagaaggaaagcaagagatagagaaatatggaagtgtctggaggaggcctatgcccgagggcaagctgaagaaatgaatcagtgtcaatgatatgttgtaataatattttgtttataaattcagcaaataaaggctttattattattattattattattatatgtacctTGAGATTCTCTGTGACCCATTCGCTGCTGTCGAAGGTTTGCCCCTTTTTGTCCTTGTGTTCGTCGTACAAATATTTGAGCAGCGCGTCGAGGCAGGCCTGGTTGCGGTGGCCCAAGCTATCCAGGTAGCTGATCTTCTTCTCCCGAAAGTCTATTAGACTCAGGCACCAGTGCTTTCCGAGATGGACGGGAACCAACATGAGGTCATGCTCAAATATATCCACCTGGAAAGGTATTACCCATCAAACTGATAACTTGTATAAACTTCTAAAAgctacaattaaaataataatagcatTTATATTTTGGCAAGAAAGGCtgcagaattattattattattattagctgcGAGTGTGTGTGTCAAAAACCGACCAAATTCTTAGATTGAAGAAAGTTAGAGTTCAAGAGtacgaaataaataattgaaatactCAACTTTCAAGTTATAGTATtatgggcaggttatagtatacttttttatcacgctacgatcaataggagcaaagcagtgaagggaaatgttggtaaacgggagaagttactccatttttacagcgactagaagggctggattaaagaggtatgagggcggatgaagtcgcgggcgtccgctagttaattaataaaaacaatttattttattttatttcttgattaATCTTTTGTGAATGTCCTTCTTTTTTATCTtgctttttctttcttctgagaTTACACTACTTAATTGTACTTTTTAGTGATATACAAGTAATTATTTATGTCTGATTAATTGTTTATGTTCTTCCCTTAtaagggtctgacagaataccagTATTGTGGGTTCAACACTATTAGCTAAGTCAGGTCCATTTAATTGGCACAACACATTTTCTAGTATTACCATTAAATAgttctaaaatatatatgtagtttagttttaagttattatgtagttatttgttgtgctaacaaataaatgatttctaatattgtattacagtagtaattatttttatctaaaacgtccgcgtgaaactcggtgtaaactttttcaactaccccttctctacccctaccctagcctaccctacccctaccctacccttaggggtataaaatgatgttggcctattctcatagataccggatcagcacaaaaaatttcatcaaaatcggtcaagccgtttcggaggagtatggcaacaaAAACTGTGACACaagaattttatatacaaaataacccacagtaattatttttatctttcgtATAGGCTGGAGGATTGTATGGGATTGTGTGTGCTGTAAGGATATCCTGTAGTagtctaattataatattacttattatgatacagctttgctttgacttatgtacacTTCTTTCCTGATTCCCTTCTTTCCCTACCCTTGCCCctaatatatacatacaaacagacaatgaaaactttcctctttatatatacatacatatatatccAATATTAGTATTGGTGATGCACCTGTGCAAAGCCAGGGCAGTTTGCTAGTATAAATTGACACTGACCTTTCGCGTCCATCTTTTAAGTCCAGCATGACCACTCTGCATAAGCTTGGGATAGAAGAAAGTGTTGGTGGCATAAACTTTAGGTAAATCTTCCCGCGTCTCACTCCTTTGAATTAACAAGTTCATATAGAAGTTTATCACTTCATCATTGAGCCAGTTTTGTCCTGCCAAGGTTTGGAGATCACgtctgaaattaaaattttaatgatgaaGAAGCTAAAAGGCTGTAATTAGGATGAAGAAGGAGGCtgtaatttaaaacatatttgcgaggaaacacactttccgAAAaggaatttgcatctttgcttgTTTTCCACATGATGTAactttttatatgattttaaaaagtacctactatttgtttttagacggatgataagcTGTGCATTTAACATTATGATGAGGCACAAGTGTGTAATGAGATAAATTgagatattgaaattggtgaaataaaagACACTTTATGAgcaaatttgttataaaatattttattcaaatgatTCTGATGACTTGGTCtctaactatgggcttcataaAAAGGCACAGTCAACCACTGGGTAAAGAAGCGAGCAACAATAAAAAAGTTTGGAAATGAAATGCACTTTAAGACTGGTTAATACCTATCTCTTgctaaatggtgataaacttaaaaaagaaaaagcctGGCTGAGCCTTTCGTGGGCTATTCTCAGACCTGTTTGGAACCCTCACAactgtaattttaagttttggactaattattatcaccattacctGACATTCTGAAAATGTTTGTCAATAAAGTCTAATTAAAATcaacgattttttttacactttgaCTTTATCTCTGCATGCAACTATCCATGCTACAGCCCTACTTAATGTGTACTGTATACCACAAATTAGATATCAATGTTGAAAATGcatgtaattttttaacttatttattttaaatcatttattgtttgctttaaaatgttatacaaaatatactaattatatCTTATTGTtcaaagcttattaatcaaataaattctcatctatttaagaacaagtcaattaaattattataaggtgCAAAATAACTaacaatttataccctcattttttatttgtttgttggtaaacaatacaCGTCGAGAGAGAATGTAGTGACTAAAGTatacagaaaataataaaataaaaaacattctaAAGCTACTTTTAATATCTAGAATCCTACTAAATTATAGAGAAAAACATACAAACCtgaaaatctttaaattaaatttctctaCTAGAAGTTGTCCGGCAGGACCAGGACCAAATGCTTTTTTGACTAATTCTTCCTGTGCAAGAGTCAATGGTGGCAACTCAACAGTGGGTTTAGGATACTCTGTAGTAGTATCATTGTGTTTAGGCACATGTAATACACTATCAGTGGGTTTAGGCTCCACTATTAAACTATATGGTGAACTTAATTCATATTTTGACATATTTTCTAAGAATGCTACTCTCAGGTCACTGATAACTTTGCTGTTAATATCAGATTCCCTCATTAAATCCAACATCTTAGCCTGTGTatgattgtttttaataatgtacTTAGTATTTAGTTGTGAGAGCCAGTCCATTGATACCACCGGAATGTCTTTCTGGTTATCTCTTAAAGTATTGACTCTGTCGACTTTAGTGAAGGAAGTTGATTTTTCCAATGGTACAAAGTTGACTTCTGAATCTGATAAACATTTAGATGCCACTGTTATGGGATCATACTCTTTAGTTAAGTCATTATTATGCTTCACTGTATTGAACCCCATATCAGTTATCTTTAgttgcttaaaatattttttaggctTCACTGTATTGAACCCCATGTCAGTTATCTTTAGTtgcttaaaacattttttaggtGTTTTTTTGTAAGACTTCACAATTCCAATAGGACCTTGCAGTTTGATATATTTTCTAGGTGTATAACTTGCTTCTCTCTTATTAATGTTCCGCCCTAATATGTAATACTGGAGTTCAtctctaccttcatttttatagACATTGTTCTTTGATATTGGAGACTTCGAGATTTCTTTTACAAACAGGAcctcatcatcaacattataaCTGACATTATTCCCATTGTCCTCAACGTTGTTATATTTTAACCAGTGGTTAGATGTAGAACTTATATTTTGCCTTGTTTTTGCGCCATCACAAATTTCTGGAAACATATTTGTCACTTTAAGTATGTAAGTGTTTTCTTTTGTCATATTATATCTTATGCAAAaagattttatctattttaagtgGTTTAATACTGTGATTCTCACAGGATGGCTACAGACATCAGAATTTACAGACAGAAACATATCAGTCATTAAACctagtttattttttgcttGGCTATTACAACCTTTAGTTAAGCAACCACATACATCATAtacaatcaatataaaattatcatgtcACAAAATACTGTGTGTTCAGTTGTCATAGTCTTTAGAGACTGACAGATTTTGATTCAGTTTTCTGTAGGTTAGAGAATAggttatctattttttataactctAAGTGATaaatgatcttttttttttgctgcTAGTCCATCTATTATGTAATATAGAATAATTGAAATGTGTtctttgtagaataataaataaaatataaagctaaagcTAATTTTGGTAAAACATGCTAATTTTAGGAACCACTGGTTTGGATTGAAAATGGCTATGGTCTAACATACCAGGCCTCCTCATGATTCCTCATGACCG
This genomic interval from Bicyclus anynana chromosome Z, ilBicAnyn1.1, whole genome shotgun sequence contains the following:
- the LOC112048372 gene encoding uncharacterized protein LOC112048372 — encoded protein: MELVLRSRLALGILNRLASDSGYNPATNRSLKRNRNYDEDDDSSRIKFRKTSISGDVFRTEICDGAKTRQNISSTSNHWLKYNNVEDNGNNVSYNVDDEVLFVKEISKSPISKNNVYKNEGRDELQYYILGRNINKREASYTPRKYIKLQGPIGIVKSYKKTPKKCFKQLKITDMGFNTVKPKKYFKQLKITDMGFNTVKHNNDLTKEYDPITVASKCLSDSEVNFVPLEKSTSFTKVDRVNTLRDNQKDIPVVSMDWLSQLNTKYIIKNNHTQAKMLDLMRESDINSKVISDLRVAFLENMSKYELSSPYSLIVEPKPTDSVLHVPKHNDTTTEYPKPTVELPPLTLAQEELVKKAFGPGPAGQLLVEKFNLKIFRRDLQTLAGQNWLNDEVINFYMNLLIQRSETREDLPKVYATNTFFYPKLMQSGHAGLKRWTRKVDIFEHDLMLVPVHLGKHWCLSLIDFREKKISYLDSLGHRNQACLDALLKYLYDEHKDKKGQTFDSSEWVTENLKDIPQQLNGSDCGIFACTFAEFSARGAEYSFTQAQMPYLRRKAALEILQARLLL